Within the Longimicrobium sp. genome, the region GGCAGCTCCACGCCCAGGGCGGCGCGCACCCGCGCCACCACCCGCGTGGCCAGCAGCGAGTGCCCGCCCAGCGCGAAGAAGTCGTCCTCCACCCCCACCCGCTCCACCCCCAGCACCTCCGCCCAGATCCCCGCCAGCGCCCTCTCCGCCTCCGTCCGCGGCGCCACGTACGCCTGCGCCTCGTACTCGGGCGCGGGGAGGGCCCTGCGGTCCACCTTGCCGTTGGGGGTGAGCGGCAGCTGCTCCAGCACCATCACCGCCGCCGGCACCATGTACTCCGGGAGGCGCGTCCGCACCGCTTCACGCAGCACGCCCCCGTCCGCTCCGCCCACCACGTACGCCACCAGGCGTGCGTCGCCGGGCACGTCTTCGCGTATCACCACCACGGCGTCGCGCACCCCCGGCTCGGCCCGCAGCGCCGCCTCGATCTCGCCGGGCTCGATGCGGAAGCCGCGCACCTTCACCTGGTGGTCCACCCGCCCCAGGAACTCCATCGTCCCGTCCGCCCGCCACCTCACCCGGTCTCCCGTGCGGTACATCCGCGCCCCCGGCTCCCCCGCGTACGGGTCCGGCAGGAAGCGCTCGGCGGTGAGCCCCGGGCGGCCCAGGTAGCCGCGCGCCACCTGCGCCCCGCCCAGGAACAGCTCCCCCGGCACCCCGGCCGGCACGGGCCGCAGCGCGGCGTCCAGCACGCGCGCGCGGACGTTGGGGAGCGGGCGCCCGATGCCCACGAACTCCGGATCGGCTTCCACCAGGGCGCCGGTGGACCACACCGTCACCTCGGTGGGGCCGTACAGGTTCCACAGGCGGTCGCACCGCCGCCGCAGATCCGCCGCCATCTGCTGGGGGAGCGCCTCGCCGCCGCAGACTCCCTGCACGCGCACCCCCTCCGGCCACCCGGCATCCAGCAGCATGCGCCAGGTAGCGGGCGTCGCCTGCAATAGGGTGGCCCCGGAAGCACGCACCGCTTCCGCCAGCAACCGGCCATCGGCGGCGGTCTCGCGGTCCAGCATCACGGCGTGCGCCCCCACCACGAGGGGAAGGAACTGCTCCAGGCCGGCGATGTCGAACGAGAGGGTGGTGAGCCCCAGGAGCACGTCGTCCTCGCCCAGCCGCAGCGTCGCGCGCAGGGTAGCGAGGAAGTGGGCGAAGGCGCCGTGGTCCACCATCACCCCCTTGGGGCGCCCGGTGCTCCCGCTGGTGTGGATGATGTAGGCGAGGTTGCCGGCGCGCGCGGCCGGCGCGGGGTTGCCGGCGGGCTCGCGCTCCACCTCCGGCCACGCCTCCTCCAGCGGCACCACCCGCACCCCCTCGCCGGCCCACGCCGGCGCGGCCCCGCGGCGCGTCAGCAGCACCCGTGCGCCGCTGTCCCGCAGCACGTAGGCGAGGCGGTCGGGCGGGTACCCGGGGTCCAGCGGCACGTACGCGCCGCCCGCCTTGAGCACCCCCAGGAGGGCCGCCAGGGTGGTGGCGCCGCGCTCCATGCAGAGCGCCACGCGCACCTCCGGCCCCACACCGTGCCGCCGCAGGTAGGCGGCGAGGCGGTTGGCGCGCGCGTTCAGCTCCGCGTACGTGAGCGATTCGCCCGCGTCCACCACCGCCACCCGGTGCGGGGTGCGGGCGGCCTGCGCCTCGAAGAGCGCGGGGAGCAACCCGGCGGGGGGCTCCAGGGCAGGCCCGTCGCCCGAGGTGGCGAGCCGCTCGCGCTCGTCGTCGTCCACCATCGAGAGCTCGGAGAGGCGGGCCCCGGGCGTGGCCACCACGGCCCGCAGGAGGACGAGGTACCGGTCCAGCAGGGCACGGATGGTGGCGGCGTCGAACAGGTCGGTGCGGTACCCGCAGGCGATCCACGAGTCCGGCTCCGTCCCCCCCACCACCAGCGAGACGTCGAAGCGCGCCGAGGTCCCGCGGCTCTCCATGCGGCTCAGCTCCAGCGTGGCGCCGGAGAAGCCGGAGGCCGCCGCGTTCTGCACGCCGAACATCACCTGCACCACGGGGGCGTGTGCCAGCGACCGCTCCGGCCGCAGCGCCTCCACCACCTTTTCGAACGGCACCTCCTGGTGCTGGAAGGCGTCCAGCGCCCCCTCGCGCACCTGCGCCAGGAGTTCGCGGAAGGGGGGATCGCCGGCCAGGCGGGTGCGGAGCGCGACGGTGTTCACGAAGAAGCCGGCCAGCCCCTCCAGCTCCGGGCGCACGCGCCCGGCCACCGGCGTTCCCACCACCACGTCCTCCTGCCCGCTGTACAGCGACAGCTGCAGCTGAAACGCCGCCAGCAGCACCATGTACAGGGTGCACCCTTCGCGCTGGGCCAGCTCCTGGAGGCCGCGCCGCAGCTCCGCCGGAAGGGGGACGCGCTCCTCGGCCCCGCGATGCCCCTGCCGGGCCGGCCGCGGGCGGTCGGTGGGGAGCTCCAGCAGGGCGGGCGCGCCGGCGAGGCCCTCGCGCCAGTAGCCCAGCTCCCGCTCCAGCCGGTCGCCGGCCAGCTGGGCGCGCTGCCACGCCGCGAAATCCGCGTACTGCACCGGGAGATCGG harbors:
- a CDS encoding amino acid adenylation domain-containing protein, with product MTLPSVDLAALSPAKRALFEALLREQGDAADTGIPRRGAGDPVPLSFSQERLWFLDQYEPGTPLYNVPAVVRVRGALDAATFQRSLREVVRRHEALRTTFRAAEQGPVAVVDPDPRVELPLEDLSGLPAAERDSELRRLADDEAGRPFDLAAGPLLRARLVRMAGDEHVLLLTLHHIVSDGWSMGVLLRELGTLCEAFSRGEPSPLPDLPVQYADFAAWQRAQLAGDRLERELGYWREGLAGAPALLELPTDRPRPARQGHRGAEERVPLPAELRRGLQELAQREGCTLYMVLLAAFQLQLSLYSGQEDVVVGTPVAGRVRPELEGLAGFFVNTVALRTRLAGDPPFRELLAQVREGALDAFQHQEVPFEKVVEALRPERSLAHAPVVQVMFGVQNAAASGFSGATLELSRMESRGTSARFDVSLVVGGTEPDSWIACGYRTDLFDAATIRALLDRYLVLLRAVVATPGARLSELSMVDDDERERLATSGDGPALEPPAGLLPALFEAQAARTPHRVAVVDAGESLTYAELNARANRLAAYLRRHGVGPEVRVALCMERGATTLAALLGVLKAGGAYVPLDPGYPPDRLAYVLRDSGARVLLTRRGAAPAWAGEGVRVVPLEEAWPEVEREPAGNPAPAARAGNLAYIIHTSGSTGRPKGVMVDHGAFAHFLATLRATLRLGEDDVLLGLTTLSFDIAGLEQFLPLVVGAHAVMLDRETAADGRLLAEAVRASGATLLQATPATWRMLLDAGWPEGVRVQGVCGGEALPQQMAADLRRRCDRLWNLYGPTEVTVWSTGALVEADPEFVGIGRPLPNVRARVLDAALRPVPAGVPGELFLGGAQVARGYLGRPGLTAERFLPDPYAGEPGARMYRTGDRVRWRADGTMEFLGRVDHQVKVRGFRIEPGEIEAALRAEPGVRDAVVVIREDVPGDARLVAYVVGGADGGVLREAVRTRLPEYMVPAAVMVLEQLPLTPNGKVDRRALPAPEYEAQAYVAPRTEAERALAGIWAEVLGVERVGVEDDFFALGGHSLLATRVVARVRAALGVELP